A single genomic interval of Methylocystis sp. IM3 harbors:
- a CDS encoding GNAT family N-acetyltransferase, translating to MRNSEKRTWTHAIIRAHPATNWKSIEKRRSLHIRLKGNIITFIPTEALPEISGQGAVARLIAVALEDVRARGRKLRSICPLVTSYAQRHPEVHDLLAGGTT from the coding sequence TTGCGCAATAGCGAGAAACGCACATGGACGCACGCAATAATCAGAGCGCATCCTGCTACAAACTGGAAGTCGATCGAGAAACGGCGATCGCTACATATCCGGCTGAAGGGCAACATCATCACCTTCATCCCTACAGAAGCGCTGCCGGAGATAAGCGGCCAGGGAGCTGTCGCTCGTCTCATCGCGGTCGCACTTGAGGATGTGCGCGCGCGTGGCCGGAAACTCCGCTCGATCTGCCCGTTGGTTACCTCCTATGCCCAACGTCATCCAGAAGTCCACGACCTGCTCGCAGGAGGAACGACGTGA
- a CDS encoding SDR family NAD(P)-dependent oxidoreductase, translating into MRFKDKVAIVTGGNSGMGKEVARRFVAEGGRVVINGRNAAKTEAAVQDIDPTGELAAAQIGDVALPATGEAAVKVALDRFGRLDVLFNNAGIFAPRPFLEVDEAEYDRFVDGILKGSFFTAQAAAKAMKTAGRGGAIVQTGSMWALQAIGATPSAAYSAAKAGVHALTKNLAIELAPDKIRVNSIAPGVIETPVFNTFLTDEQVAKVLPTFNAMHPLGRNGQPEDAAEALLFLASDQAKWITGVILSVDGGIMAGRQ; encoded by the coding sequence ATGCGTTTCAAGGACAAAGTTGCAATCGTTACCGGCGGAAACTCCGGCATGGGCAAGGAAGTGGCGCGCCGCTTCGTGGCAGAGGGTGGCCGGGTGGTCATCAACGGCCGCAACGCGGCAAAGACAGAGGCAGCGGTCCAAGATATCGACCCAACGGGTGAGCTAGCGGCCGCCCAAATAGGCGATGTCGCGTTGCCGGCGACCGGGGAGGCAGCCGTGAAAGTGGCTCTCGACCGCTTCGGGCGGCTTGACGTGCTGTTCAACAACGCGGGGATTTTTGCCCCGAGGCCGTTCCTCGAGGTCGATGAAGCCGAGTACGACCGTTTCGTCGACGGCATCCTTAAGGGGAGCTTCTTCACCGCGCAGGCCGCGGCCAAAGCGATGAAGACCGCCGGACGAGGCGGCGCGATCGTTCAAACCGGTTCGATGTGGGCCTTGCAAGCGATCGGCGCCACGCCGTCGGCGGCGTACTCTGCGGCCAAGGCAGGCGTGCATGCTTTGACGAAAAATCTCGCCATCGAGCTCGCGCCGGACAAGATCCGGGTAAACTCCATCGCGCCGGGCGTGATCGAAACCCCAGTGTTCAACACCTTCCTCACGGACGAGCAGGTCGCCAAGGTGCTTCCGACATTCAATGCGATGCACCCTCTTGGCCGCAACGGCCAGCCAGAAGATGCCGCGGAGGCACTGCTGTTTCTCGCCTCGGATCAAGCGAAATGGATCACCGGCGTCATCCTGTCCGTCGACGGAGGCATCATGGCCGGGCGACAGTAG
- the egtB gene encoding ergothioneine biosynthesis protein EgtB: MVGLAPAPVTLSAQDLSARLWETRQLSIDLTAPLSAEDMAVQAMEDASPTKWHLAHTSWFFEVFVLAPYLPGYAVFDETFHYCFNSYYECLGARQARSKRGLLTRPSLNRIFAYREHVDAALATLIVEQRASGPLWESLLEVGINHEQQHQELMLTDILSLFAANPLKPAYRPAQELPLKCRREPGGWIEFPGGVCRIGHDGDGFAWDNEGPRHDALVCPFRLADRLVTNWEWLEFIADGGYKAPGLWLSDGWAIVNREDWRAPLYWEPRDDEWLETSLEGLQPLSLDAPVAHVSYYEADAFARWMGKRLPTEFEWEVAARTVSQHGNSLGTGALRPRPAAIEPSGSPRQMFGDVWEWTQSAYLPYPGYTSPKGALGEYNGKFMVNQHVLRGGSCVTPERHIRASYRNFFYPHQRWQFVGLRLASEIA, encoded by the coding sequence ATGGTTGGATTGGCTCCGGCTCCTGTTACATTATCCGCTCAGGACTTGAGTGCGCGCCTTTGGGAAACGCGCCAGCTTTCGATCGATCTAACGGCGCCCTTAAGCGCCGAAGACATGGCCGTCCAAGCGATGGAGGACGCCAGCCCGACAAAGTGGCATCTCGCCCACACAAGCTGGTTTTTCGAGGTCTTTGTTTTGGCCCCGTATCTTCCAGGCTATGCCGTATTCGATGAGACCTTCCACTATTGCTTCAATTCCTACTACGAGTGCCTGGGGGCTCGCCAGGCGAGATCAAAGCGTGGACTTCTCACACGACCGTCGCTGAATCGAATTTTCGCTTACCGAGAGCATGTGGACGCGGCGCTTGCGACGCTCATCGTTGAACAACGCGCGTCGGGCCCGCTCTGGGAGAGCCTGCTTGAGGTTGGTATCAACCATGAGCAGCAGCACCAGGAGCTCATGCTCACGGACATCCTTTCCCTCTTCGCCGCCAATCCACTCAAGCCCGCTTACCGCCCTGCGCAGGAACTCCCCCTAAAATGTCGCAGGGAGCCGGGGGGATGGATTGAATTTCCGGGCGGCGTTTGTCGGATCGGCCATGATGGAGATGGCTTCGCCTGGGATAATGAGGGACCCCGCCACGACGCGTTGGTTTGCCCATTTCGACTCGCGGATCGCCTGGTCACCAACTGGGAGTGGTTAGAATTCATCGCCGACGGAGGCTATAAGGCGCCGGGCCTATGGCTGTCGGATGGCTGGGCTATCGTTAATCGCGAAGACTGGCGTGCGCCGCTCTATTGGGAGCCACGCGACGACGAGTGGCTTGAGACCTCACTCGAAGGATTGCAGCCGCTCAGTCTCGATGCGCCGGTTGCGCACGTAAGCTACTACGAAGCCGACGCCTTCGCCCGCTGGATGGGCAAAAGGTTACCGACCGAATTCGAGTGGGAGGTCGCGGCGAGAACAGTATCCCAACATGGAAATTCTCTCGGGACAGGCGCATTGCGTCCCCGGCCGGCGGCAATCGAACCGAGTGGCTCGCCCCGCCAGATGTTTGGCGATGTCTGGGAATGGACCCAGAGCGCCTATCTACCTTACCCAGGCTACACTTCCCCGAAGGGCGCGCTGGGAGAATATAATGGGAAGTTTATGGTCAATCAGCACGTGCTGCGCGGCGGTTCTTGCGTGACGCCGGAACGCCATATTCGCGCGAGCTACCGCAATTTCTTTTACCCTCATCAACGCTGGCAATTCGTTGGCCTACGCCTCGCTTCGGAGATAGCCTGA
- a CDS encoding isocitrate lyase/PEP mutase family protein has protein sequence MNQTKKAKYFASLHKKGAPILLYNAWDSGSAVTIQGAGAKAIATSSWSVADAQGYEDGEQIPREFVEQIVARIAATVDVPVTVDFEGGYSSDNKKLASNVARLMDLGVIGINFEDQVIGRGGLYSARRQAGRIAVIRRIADQKGLPFFINARTDVFLQGRVSHRSIREAIERSVVYGAAGASGFFIPGLTDIASIAQIAKEVQLPVNVEISDGMPSISKLVKAGVSRISHGLVPYIKAMSALEADAAKLLAR, from the coding sequence ATGAATCAAACCAAAAAAGCCAAATATTTCGCCTCCCTTCATAAAAAGGGGGCACCAATTCTGTTGTACAACGCGTGGGACTCTGGCAGTGCGGTGACGATCCAGGGAGCTGGCGCGAAGGCGATCGCCACCAGCAGCTGGTCGGTTGCAGACGCTCAAGGGTATGAGGACGGGGAGCAAATTCCCCGCGAGTTTGTTGAGCAAATCGTAGCGCGAATTGCGGCGACTGTCGACGTTCCAGTGACAGTCGATTTCGAGGGAGGCTACAGCAGCGACAACAAAAAGCTAGCTTCAAACGTCGCACGTTTGATGGACCTGGGCGTAATTGGGATCAACTTCGAAGATCAGGTCATCGGGCGAGGCGGACTTTACTCGGCGAGACGGCAGGCGGGGCGTATTGCCGTCATTCGGCGGATCGCTGATCAGAAAGGTCTTCCATTCTTCATAAATGCGCGAACGGATGTCTTTCTTCAGGGCCGGGTGTCGCACAGATCAATTCGTGAGGCAATTGAACGATCAGTAGTTTACGGCGCCGCGGGTGCGTCGGGTTTTTTTATTCCTGGACTCACAGATATCGCGTCAATCGCTCAGATCGCCAAAGAAGTGCAGCTGCCGGTGAATGTCGAGATTTCAGACGGAATGCCGTCCATTTCAAAGTTGGTCAAAGCGGGTGTTTCCCGGATCAGCCACGGCCTCGTTCCGTACATAAAGGCCATGTCCGCCCTTGAAGCCGATGCTGCGAAGCTTCTTGCCCGGTGA
- the mug gene encoding G/U mismatch-specific DNA glycosylase — translation MSEYDPDILAKNLTVIFCGLNPGMTAQTSGYSFSTPSNRFWTVLHLAGFTDVRLEPNDERQLLAYRCGVTAIARRATRRASEIPLQEFRQARPEFENRMRDFAPRSLAFLGKRAYAAMMDVDDVQWGRQRETFAGIATWILPNPSGLNRRFTLGALVRAYSELRIAFGS, via the coding sequence ATGAGTGAATACGACCCGGATATCCTCGCCAAGAACCTGACGGTGATTTTTTGCGGTCTCAATCCAGGAATGACCGCTCAGACGTCAGGGTACAGCTTCTCAACGCCGAGCAATCGTTTCTGGACTGTCCTTCATCTTGCGGGCTTCACAGATGTACGTCTTGAGCCCAACGACGAACGCCAGTTGCTCGCTTATCGATGTGGGGTTACGGCGATTGCTCGCAGGGCAACACGACGCGCAAGCGAAATCCCGCTTCAGGAATTCCGCCAGGCTCGACCGGAATTCGAAAATCGAATGCGCGACTTCGCGCCGCGTTCGCTCGCCTTCCTTGGCAAGCGTGCATATGCGGCCATGATGGACGTCGACGACGTCCAATGGGGCCGCCAGCGCGAGACGTTTGCGGGGATCGCCACGTGGATCCTGCCGAATCCCAGCGGCCTCAATCGAAGGTTTACGCTCGGCGCGCTCGTACGCGCATATTCCGAGCTCCGGATCGCGTTTGGAAGCTGA
- a CDS encoding UBP-type zinc finger domain-containing protein has product MNDVSEAIDPHVTPSGTGCVECLANGQWWFHLRRCAKCGHNGCCDTSPNQHATAHFRETGHFVTTSFEPGEDWFWNYRTEKPFYGPIHTPPRSRPLDQPCLGPEGRVPADWQDQLNE; this is encoded by the coding sequence ATGAACGACGTATCAGAAGCCATCGACCCTCATGTGACTCCAAGCGGGACCGGATGTGTCGAATGCCTCGCCAACGGCCAGTGGTGGTTTCACCTGCGGCGTTGCGCAAAGTGCGGGCACAATGGCTGCTGTGATACATCGCCCAATCAGCACGCGACAGCGCATTTCCGCGAAACCGGTCATTTCGTCACGACGAGTTTCGAGCCGGGCGAGGACTGGTTCTGGAATTATCGCACGGAAAAGCCGTTCTATGGGCCCATACATACGCCACCGCGGTCGCGGCCGCTCGACCAGCCTTGTCTTGGACCGGAGGGTCGTGTTCCCGCGGACTGGCAAGACCAGCTCAACGAGTAA
- a CDS encoding alpha-ketoglutarate-dependent dioxygenase AlkB, with the protein MSDLFGQPDLRAKPSAKLPAGFRYIPDVITPAQEKSLVAQFEKLPLKPFEFYGYQGNRRIYTFGHEYIFAGQEPRDDASIPDYLLPLTEIASQISGEPAEAFAQLMITEYAHGAGIGWHLDRASYEDIVAVSFLAPCTLRLRRKMGEGWERRSAYIEPRSVYLLHGPARTVWQHSLAPMDVLRYSVTLRTFRLGRGPSGE; encoded by the coding sequence ATGAGCGACCTGTTCGGTCAACCCGATCTGCGGGCCAAACCCTCAGCGAAGCTGCCCGCGGGCTTCCGCTACATCCCGGATGTCATCACGCCGGCACAGGAAAAGAGCCTCGTCGCGCAATTCGAAAAGCTACCGTTGAAGCCCTTCGAATTCTATGGTTACCAAGGCAACCGTCGCATTTATACCTTTGGCCACGAGTATATCTTCGCGGGACAGGAGCCGCGCGATGATGCAAGCATTCCGGATTACCTCCTGCCGCTAACCGAAATAGCGAGCCAGATCAGCGGGGAGCCGGCGGAGGCTTTTGCGCAGCTTATGATTACCGAGTACGCCCACGGCGCGGGGATCGGCTGGCATCTCGACCGGGCATCGTATGAAGATATCGTCGCCGTGTCGTTTCTCGCGCCCTGTACCTTGCGCCTGCGACGGAAAATGGGCGAGGGCTGGGAGCGCCGATCCGCATACATCGAGCCGCGGTCGGTCTACTTGCTTCATGGGCCGGCGCGCACCGTCTGGCAGCACAGCCTCGCGCCAATGGATGTGCTGCGTTATTCTGTTACGCTTCGGACTTTTAGACTCGGCCGCGGTCCATCGGGCGAGTAA
- a CDS encoding methylated-DNA--[protein]-cysteine S-methyltransferase yields the protein MSNAFKSIASPVGLLKLVASDSALIAVLWENGDPKRVWLGPLVEDLEHPILCEAERQLAEYFAGARKSFDLPLAFVGTAFQKQVWSELLNIPFGQTRTYADVATAIGRPSAFRAVGAANGKNPISIVAPCHRVIGKDGSLTGFAGGLEAKEFLLGIEAV from the coding sequence ATGAGCAATGCGTTCAAATCCATCGCGTCCCCGGTCGGGTTGCTCAAACTCGTCGCGAGCGACTCAGCTTTGATCGCGGTTCTGTGGGAAAACGGCGATCCGAAACGGGTCTGGCTCGGGCCCCTTGTCGAAGACCTCGAACACCCCATTCTTTGTGAGGCGGAGCGACAGCTCGCAGAGTATTTTGCCGGAGCGCGCAAGTCATTCGATCTCCCGCTCGCTTTTGTCGGAACAGCCTTCCAGAAACAGGTCTGGTCTGAGCTGCTCAATATCCCGTTTGGACAAACACGGACCTATGCCGATGTTGCTACCGCGATCGGCAGGCCGAGCGCCTTCCGCGCCGTCGGCGCGGCAAATGGAAAAAATCCGATCTCCATCGTGGCGCCGTGCCATCGCGTGATCGGCAAGGACGGCTCGCTCACGGGCTTTGCCGGTGGCCTCGAAGCCAAGGAGTTCCTCCTCGGAATCGAAGCTGTATAG
- a CDS encoding thiolase family protein, with amino-acid sequence MGRFAQDIYLASGLRTPFGRGGGALAGYDAIGLSVPIVKAMARQVIDQKPDLMVWGTVLPSLGWSNIAREIWLEAKLDATVPSYSVVLACSTSMTATFAAAGMIGPDLDAVLVGGAETMSRAPIGISLTTSDRLRSLIAKNPAEAMTALSSLTPADFILPTKGWANRMSGRTMGDHMEDTAKEWGIGRDAQDNWAYQSHMRAVASWDNGFFDDLVLPLPELAKDANPRRDTSLEKLAALPPAFDRTSGRGTLTAGNSSPITDGAAAVWVVSAKGRARLPNTVPSAKLVDYEIAAVDFSIDGLLMAPSFAIPRLLDRHGLTFEDIDLWEIHEAFASQVLANVAAMEKPGWIAEHTKIARDFGRFPWNRVNPHGGSVAIGHPFGATGARDLSQAVKELALMPKGSRAIVSVCADGGEGTVALLESA; translated from the coding sequence ATGGGGCGTTTTGCTCAAGACATCTATCTCGCTTCGGGGCTGCGGACTCCGTTCGGCCGCGGAGGTGGTGCGCTTGCGGGGTACGATGCGATCGGCCTGTCTGTGCCTATTGTCAAGGCAATGGCAAGGCAAGTGATCGATCAAAAGCCCGATCTCATGGTCTGGGGCACGGTCCTTCCGAGTCTCGGCTGGAGCAACATCGCAAGAGAGATCTGGCTAGAGGCGAAGCTCGACGCGACGGTGCCGTCGTACTCGGTTGTGCTCGCTTGTTCGACCAGCATGACGGCGACATTCGCTGCGGCCGGCATGATCGGCCCAGATCTCGATGCCGTGCTGGTGGGAGGCGCCGAGACGATGAGCCGCGCACCGATTGGCATTTCGTTGACGACGAGCGATCGACTGCGCAGCCTGATCGCTAAGAACCCGGCTGAGGCAATGACGGCGCTCTCCAGCTTGACGCCGGCGGATTTCATCCTCCCGACCAAAGGTTGGGCGAACCGGATGAGCGGGCGCACCATGGGCGACCACATGGAGGACACCGCGAAGGAGTGGGGCATCGGTCGCGATGCTCAGGACAATTGGGCCTATCAGAGCCACATGCGCGCCGTGGCTAGCTGGGACAACGGCTTCTTCGATGACCTCGTCCTGCCGCTTCCAGAACTTGCAAAGGACGCCAATCCGCGCCGGGACACGTCGCTCGAAAAGCTTGCGGCACTTCCCCCTGCATTCGATCGAACGAGCGGACGTGGCACGCTCACGGCGGGAAATTCGTCCCCGATCACCGATGGCGCGGCCGCCGTTTGGGTCGTGTCCGCCAAGGGCCGCGCACGGCTGCCCAACACGGTACCTTCGGCGAAACTCGTCGACTATGAGATCGCGGCCGTCGATTTTTCTATCGACGGTCTTTTGATGGCCCCGTCATTTGCCATCCCGCGACTCCTGGACCGGCACGGCCTTACTTTCGAGGACATTGACCTGTGGGAGATCCACGAAGCGTTCGCCTCGCAGGTGTTAGCAAACGTTGCAGCCATGGAAAAGCCGGGCTGGATTGCCGAGCATACGAAGATCGCACGTGATTTCGGCCGCTTCCCTTGGAATCGCGTCAATCCGCACGGTGGCTCTGTGGCGATCGGACATCCATTCGGTGCGACCGGGGCGCGCGATTTGAGCCAAGCCGTCAAGGAGCTCGCGTTGATGCCGAAGGGATCACGAGCAATCGTCAGCGTATGCGCTGACGGAGGCGAAGGCACCGTGGCGTTGCTTGAGAGCGCGTGA
- a CDS encoding DUF1993 domain-containing protein: MYYQLVAQCAQSLKNFETCLDKAEEYAAMKSFDVSILLHGRLAPDMKPLIYQIQSACDYVKAAAGWLSGQTPPKHEDFEQTIDELRARICKTIAFAQSVTEEQYIGAIDRKISLSWTPGKIMNGQDYLLQMTVPNVFFHIAMAYAILRNNGVDVGKMDFLGRINLVDT, translated from the coding sequence ATGTATTATCAGTTAGTGGCGCAATGCGCGCAGTCTTTGAAAAATTTCGAGACTTGCCTCGACAAGGCGGAAGAATATGCTGCCATGAAGAGCTTCGATGTTTCTATCCTATTACATGGGCGACTTGCACCCGACATGAAGCCGCTAATCTATCAAATCCAGAGTGCGTGTGACTACGTCAAAGCGGCGGCAGGCTGGCTATCTGGACAAACGCCGCCCAAACACGAGGATTTTGAACAGACGATTGATGAACTGCGCGCGCGGATATGCAAGACCATCGCTTTCGCACAAAGCGTAACGGAGGAGCAATATATCGGGGCGATCGATCGCAAAATAAGCCTATCATGGACCCCGGGTAAGATCATGAACGGTCAAGACTATCTTCTCCAAATGACTGTCCCGAATGTATTTTTTCATATCGCTATGGCTTACGCAATCCTCCGCAACAATGGCGTCGATGTCGGAAAGATGGATTTTCTTGGGCGGATTAATTTAGTGGATACCTGA
- the egtD gene encoding L-histidine N(alpha)-methyltransferase: MSNATESMAPLAGCGDRFSVDALEGLSRRRKCLPCQYFYDAIGSALFEEITRQPEYYLTRTEIAILNSNVAQMLKKSLNETILIEFGPGSSVKTEIFLREMHWLYAYAPIDVSESFLEDSRQRLQNRFPQIRVRPLLANFSHQINLPEELAERKKLGLFLGSTIGNFAPSEATQLLGAMRATLSPGKRLIIGVDLKKDVRQLLRAYNDAKGVTAAFNLNLLSRINRELRGAFDLPAFRHEAIYDPIEGRIEMHLVSLKDQIVGVGDGELGFRKGETIHTENAYKYTIEEFHGIAESAGWTAGRVWTDDQSLFSVHELVDSR, from the coding sequence ATGTCAAATGCGACAGAAAGCATGGCTCCGCTCGCGGGGTGCGGCGACCGCTTCTCCGTTGATGCGCTGGAAGGATTGTCACGACGACGCAAATGCCTTCCCTGCCAGTATTTCTATGACGCGATCGGTAGCGCGCTATTTGAAGAAATCACGCGGCAACCGGAATATTATCTAACAAGAACGGAGATCGCCATCCTCAATTCAAATGTGGCGCAAATGCTCAAGAAATCGTTGAATGAAACCATTCTGATCGAATTCGGGCCCGGCTCTAGTGTGAAGACGGAGATATTCCTGCGTGAGATGCACTGGCTATATGCATATGCGCCAATTGACGTCTCGGAAAGCTTTCTTGAGGACTCTCGACAGCGGCTGCAGAACCGTTTTCCCCAGATCAGGGTCCGCCCGTTGCTCGCGAACTTTTCACATCAAATCAATCTTCCTGAGGAGTTGGCCGAGCGAAAAAAACTTGGACTTTTCCTTGGATCGACGATCGGGAATTTTGCGCCGTCAGAGGCGACACAGCTGCTTGGGGCTATGCGCGCTACACTGTCCCCGGGGAAGAGGCTTATCATCGGCGTCGATCTAAAAAAGGACGTTCGTCAACTTCTTCGAGCCTACAATGACGCAAAGGGCGTCACCGCCGCATTCAACCTCAATCTGCTCTCTCGCATCAACCGGGAGCTACGCGGCGCCTTTGATCTTCCGGCGTTTCGCCACGAGGCGATCTACGATCCTATCGAAGGCAGGATTGAAATGCATCTTGTCAGCCTGAAGGATCAGATTGTCGGCGTTGGCGACGGGGAATTAGGTTTTCGTAAAGGGGAAACGATCCATACCGAAAACGCTTACAAATACACGATTGAGGAGTTTCACGGCATCGCCGAGTCGGCGGGCTGGACCGCCGGGCGGGTGTGGACGGACGATCAAAGCTTGTTCAGCGTCCATGAATTAGTTGACTCGA
- a CDS encoding DUF1272 domain-containing protein: MLELRPNCECCDKDLPPDADDAVICSFECTFCRECADSKLFGACPNCGGGFERRPIRPASKLGEFPPTKVRVLKQEGCVGHRSKVPMDNPPTN, from the coding sequence ATGTTGGAGCTTCGGCCTAATTGCGAATGCTGCGACAAGGATCTCCCGCCAGATGCAGACGACGCGGTGATATGCAGCTTTGAGTGCACCTTTTGCCGGGAATGCGCCGATTCAAAATTATTCGGTGCTTGCCCAAACTGCGGAGGCGGATTCGAGCGGCGGCCGATCCGGCCCGCGAGCAAATTGGGAGAGTTTCCACCCACTAAGGTGCGGGTGCTCAAACAAGAGGGCTGCGTCGGACACCGATCAAAGGTGCCTATGGACAATCCGCCGACCAATTAA
- a CDS encoding DNA-3-methyladenine glycosylase 2 family protein — protein MDLGQDAYYSAVRTRDARFDGRFFGAVKTTGIYCRPICPATTPKRQNLVFYPTAAAAEEAGFRPCLRCRPETAPDVSAWRGASDTVNRALTLIEHGALDDGCDVTSLAKRFGVGERQLRRLFRQHLGASPTAVAQTRRVHLAKQLLHETRLPMSEIALASGFGTIRRFNMAFEKLFGRRPSALRRASAEEISAGLGGEVTVRLRYRPPYDWQAMLGFLAARAVPGVELVDGGAYNRVIDIDGKIGAVQITPARDEDALIARVRFHDLSRLPVIIATLRRVFDLSADPQAINEHLLRDAALAPLIAARPGLRAPGGWDGFELAVRAILGQQVTVRAAIDLATKLVADYGESAQTSATGDTRLTHAFPRPERLANAEVQLGMPNARARAISAIAAAVTADQKLLDIGRSLEDGITRLRALPGIGEWTAQYIALRGMREPDAFPAADVGLMRALANEAGIRPNAVELLARAEAWRPWRAYAAQHLWAASPTASEKAARSCS, from the coding sequence ATGGACCTCGGTCAGGATGCTTACTACAGCGCTGTCAGGACACGCGACGCGCGGTTCGACGGCCGATTCTTCGGCGCGGTAAAGACTACGGGGATCTACTGTCGCCCGATCTGTCCGGCTACCACGCCGAAACGACAGAACCTGGTCTTCTATCCTACGGCAGCAGCGGCCGAGGAAGCGGGGTTTCGGCCCTGTTTGCGCTGCCGCCCGGAGACCGCTCCTGACGTCAGTGCCTGGCGAGGGGCGTCCGATACGGTCAATCGCGCACTTACTCTGATCGAGCATGGAGCGCTTGACGACGGCTGCGATGTAACTTCGCTCGCCAAACGCTTTGGCGTCGGCGAGCGGCAGCTACGCCGGCTCTTCCGTCAACATCTTGGGGCGTCACCAACCGCCGTCGCACAGACACGCCGAGTACATCTGGCCAAACAGTTGTTGCACGAGACACGTCTCCCGATGAGTGAGATCGCGCTGGCATCCGGCTTCGGAACCATCCGCAGATTCAACATGGCATTCGAAAAACTCTTCGGTCGGCGCCCGAGCGCGCTGCGGCGCGCATCGGCCGAGGAGATTTCGGCGGGCCTGGGAGGCGAAGTGACTGTGCGGTTGCGCTATCGGCCGCCGTACGACTGGCAGGCTATGCTCGGCTTCCTCGCTGCCCGTGCTGTTCCAGGCGTGGAGCTGGTCGATGGCGGCGCATACAACCGCGTGATCGATATCGATGGCAAGATCGGTGCCGTCCAGATAACGCCAGCTCGAGACGAGGATGCGCTAATCGCCCGCGTGCGATTCCACGACCTTTCCCGGCTGCCCGTCATTATCGCGACGCTGCGTCGGGTATTCGATCTCTCCGCCGACCCGCAGGCGATCAACGAACACCTGTTGCGTGATGCCGCTCTAGCGCCGCTGATCGCCGCAAGGCCGGGCCTGCGAGCTCCTGGTGGATGGGATGGATTTGAATTGGCCGTGCGCGCGATCCTCGGCCAGCAGGTCACAGTGCGAGCCGCCATTGACCTCGCTACCAAGCTTGTCGCCGACTATGGTGAGTCCGCGCAAACCTCCGCCACTGGAGACACGCGGCTGACCCACGCATTTCCAAGGCCCGAACGCCTTGCTAATGCAGAGGTACAGCTCGGCATGCCCAATGCGCGCGCGCGTGCGATAAGCGCCATTGCCGCGGCTGTCACCGCCGACCAAAAGCTACTTGACATCGGTCGCAGTCTCGAAGACGGGATCACGCGCCTGAGAGCGTTGCCGGGCATTGGCGAATGGACGGCGCAATACATCGCCCTCAGAGGCATGCGTGAGCCCGATGCCTTTCCGGCCGCCGATGTCGGTCTCATGCGCGCCTTGGCCAATGAGGCGGGCATACGCCCGAACGCCGTCGAGCTGCTGGCCCGCGCCGAAGCGTGGCGCCCTTGGCGTGCTTATGCCGCGCAACACCTCTGGGCAGCTTCTCCGACCGCGTCAGAAAAAGCCGCCAGATCTTGTTCGTGA
- a CDS encoding DNA-3-methyladenine glycosylase: MKRSAAKSPPSSEPRVSADFFSQDVERVARGLIGITLLINGVGGPIVETEAYDAADPASHSYRGRSARNGSMFGPPGHSYVYRSYGIHWCLNLVCGAKVGGAVLIRAIQPVFGVDVMAKRRGLTDPRGVCSGPGRLCQTLAIDGRLDGQPLDRPPFDLAGLPLTSVRAGPRIGLTREKEKLWRFWLAESPFVSRPVPRAPQRKAQG, from the coding sequence GTGAAGCGCAGTGCGGCCAAGAGCCCGCCCAGCTCTGAGCCCCGCGTCTCGGCAGATTTCTTTTCTCAAGATGTTGAGAGGGTCGCGCGCGGCTTGATCGGGATCACACTCCTTATCAACGGCGTGGGCGGGCCCATCGTCGAGACGGAAGCATATGACGCCGCCGATCCTGCGTCGCACAGCTATCGCGGCCGATCAGCTCGAAACGGAAGCATGTTCGGACCTCCGGGGCACTCCTACGTCTATCGCAGCTACGGCATTCATTGGTGCCTGAACCTTGTCTGTGGCGCCAAGGTTGGCGGCGCGGTTTTGATCCGGGCAATCCAACCGGTGTTCGGCGTCGATGTCATGGCAAAAAGGCGAGGCCTGACTGATCCTCGCGGCGTCTGTTCCGGACCCGGCCGACTTTGCCAAACACTCGCAATCGATGGAAGGCTTGATGGCCAGCCGCTCGACCGCCCGCCGTTCGACCTCGCTGGCCTTCCCCTCACGAGCGTTCGGGCAGGTCCGCGGATCGGCCTCACCCGGGAGAAGGAGAAGCTTTGGCGCTTCTGGTTGGCGGAATCTCCCTTTGTCAGTCGGCCCGTACCACGCGCCCCTCAGAGGAAAGCGCAGGGATGA